One stretch of Chthoniobacterales bacterium DNA includes these proteins:
- the leuS gene encoding leucine--tRNA ligase → MSQRKPFPFPEFESRWQQEWLATGAFRTPNPGDAGFDPTRPKYYVLDMFPYPSGEGLHVGHVEGYTATDILARTKRMQGHNVLHPMGWDAFGLPAEQFAIKTGQHPRVTTERNVARFREQLQGIGFSYDWSREISTTDPAYFRWTQWIFLKLYGAWFNPATNRAESIETYAGEDPDSVRLAYIADRPVNWCPQLGTVLANEEVVDGKSEVGGFPVERRPMRQWMLRITDYAQRLIDELDGLDWPESIKLLQRNWIGRSEGASVEFGIENSEFGIEVFTTRPDTLFGATYMVLAPEHPLVEAITTAEQAEVVADYKKKVSSKSDLERTDLAKEKSGVFTGAFAVNPVNGARIPVWVADYVLMGYGTGAIMAVPAHDERDFEFAQAFELPVVQVVQAPEGVDWRGFTGDGVAVNSGFLDGKATPEAKRAIIAWLEERGVGAGRVNYKLRDWLFSRQRYWGEPFPIVWENGRHRALDEADLPLVQPEMDDFKPTGTGEPPLAKAVDWVRYSEAARRETNTMPQWAGSCWYYLRYCDSENAGRFVGEEAEKYWMNTGKPGGVDLYVGGTEHAVLHLLYARFWHKVLFDLGEVSTPEPFQRLVNQGLILGSDGVKMSKSRGNVVNPDEVISEYGADSLRLYEMFMGPLEQMKPWSMKGVEGVFRFLARVWRLGFEENQEGEWALSLALAETEFTGRQARVVHATIKKVTEDIEALAFNTAISQMMIFVNEFTSADPRPLGALRVLLPLLSPFAPHLAEEMWTRLGFEGRASQQAWPAYDERYLVDDEVEIALQVNGKLRDRVTVPKAAESATLEEIALANAKVREMTDGRTVVKVIVVPGKLVNIVVK, encoded by the coding sequence ATGTCGCAACGCAAGCCCTTTCCCTTTCCCGAGTTCGAGTCCCGCTGGCAGCAGGAGTGGCTCGCCACCGGCGCGTTCCGCACGCCGAATCCCGGTGACGCAGGCTTCGACCCGACACGGCCCAAATACTACGTGCTCGACATGTTTCCCTACCCGAGCGGCGAGGGGCTGCACGTCGGCCACGTCGAGGGCTACACGGCGACGGACATCCTCGCGCGCACGAAGCGCATGCAGGGCCATAACGTGCTGCACCCAATGGGCTGGGATGCCTTTGGCCTGCCGGCGGAGCAGTTCGCGATCAAGACCGGGCAGCATCCGCGTGTGACGACGGAGCGCAATGTCGCGCGCTTTCGCGAGCAGTTGCAGGGCATCGGTTTTAGCTACGACTGGTCGCGTGAGATCAGCACGACGGACCCCGCGTATTTCCGGTGGACGCAGTGGATTTTTCTCAAGCTCTACGGCGCGTGGTTCAATCCCGCGACGAACCGCGCGGAGTCGATCGAGACCTACGCGGGCGAGGATCCGGACAGCGTGCGCCTCGCCTACATCGCGGACCGGCCGGTGAACTGGTGCCCGCAGCTGGGCACGGTGCTGGCGAACGAGGAAGTCGTCGACGGCAAGAGCGAGGTCGGTGGCTTTCCGGTCGAGCGGCGGCCGATGCGGCAGTGGATGCTGCGCATCACCGATTACGCGCAGCGGCTCATCGACGAGCTCGACGGGCTGGACTGGCCGGAGTCGATCAAGCTCCTGCAGCGAAACTGGATCGGCCGCAGCGAGGGGGCGTCGGTCGAATTCGGAATCGAGAATTCGGAATTCGGAATCGAGGTTTTCACGACGCGGCCGGATACGCTTTTCGGCGCGACCTACATGGTGCTCGCGCCCGAGCATCCATTGGTCGAGGCCATCACGACGGCGGAGCAGGCCGAGGTCGTCGCCGATTACAAAAAGAAGGTGTCGTCGAAGTCCGACCTCGAGCGCACCGACCTCGCGAAGGAAAAGAGCGGTGTGTTCACCGGCGCTTTTGCGGTGAATCCCGTGAACGGAGCGCGGATTCCCGTGTGGGTGGCCGACTACGTGCTGATGGGCTACGGCACCGGCGCGATCATGGCCGTGCCCGCGCATGATGAGCGCGACTTCGAGTTTGCGCAGGCGTTCGAGCTGCCGGTCGTCCAGGTCGTGCAGGCGCCGGAGGGCGTGGATTGGCGAGGCTTCACGGGCGACGGCGTTGCGGTGAATTCCGGATTCCTCGACGGAAAGGCGACGCCCGAGGCGAAGCGCGCGATCATCGCGTGGCTCGAGGAACGCGGCGTCGGCGCCGGCCGCGTGAACTACAAGTTGCGCGACTGGCTGTTCTCCCGGCAGCGCTACTGGGGCGAGCCGTTCCCGATCGTGTGGGAAAACGGTCGCCATCGCGCGCTCGACGAGGCGGATCTGCCGCTCGTGCAGCCCGAGATGGATGATTTCAAGCCGACCGGCACGGGCGAGCCGCCGCTGGCGAAGGCCGTGGACTGGGTGCGCTATTCCGAAGCCGCCCGCCGCGAGACGAACACGATGCCGCAGTGGGCGGGCTCGTGCTGGTATTACCTGCGCTACTGCGATTCCGAGAACGCCGGCCGCTTCGTCGGCGAGGAAGCCGAGAAATACTGGATGAATACCGGAAAACCCGGCGGCGTGGACCTCTACGTCGGCGGCACGGAGCACGCTGTGCTGCACCTGCTCTACGCGCGATTCTGGCACAAGGTGCTGTTCGATCTCGGCGAGGTTTCGACGCCGGAACCCTTCCAGCGTCTCGTGAATCAGGGCCTCATCCTCGGAAGCGATGGCGTGAAGATGTCCAAGAGCCGCGGCAACGTCGTGAATCCCGATGAGGTGATTTCCGAATATGGCGCGGACTCGCTGCGCCTTTACGAGATGTTCATGGGGCCGCTCGAGCAGATGAAGCCGTGGAGCATGAAGGGCGTCGAAGGCGTCTTCCGCTTCCTCGCTCGCGTGTGGCGTCTTGGCTTCGAGGAGAACCAGGAGGGCGAGTGGGCTCTCTCGCTGGCGCTCGCGGAAACCGAGTTCACGGGCAGGCAGGCGCGCGTCGTGCACGCGACGATTAAGAAGGTCACCGAGGATATCGAGGCCCTCGCGTTCAATACCGCGATCTCGCAGATGATGATTTTCGTGAACGAGTTCACGAGCGCGGATCCGCGTCCGCTTGGCGCGCTGCGCGTGTTGCTGCCGCTGCTCAGTCCGTTTGCCCCCCATCTTGCGGAGGAAATGTGGACTCGCCTCGGCTTCGAAGGCCGCGCTTCGCAGCAGGCGTGGCCGGCCTACGACGAGAGATATCTCGTGGATGACGAGGTGGAGATTGCTTTGCAGGTGAACGGCAAGTTGCGCGATCGCGTGACGGTGCCGAAGGCCGCGGAATCCGCCAC
- a CDS encoding sulfotransferase domain-containing protein: MEPDIFIYQHLPKCGGRSFIHQCKEWFHTAHENPGSYPSKEQVAAFAESKLDFDALPRPCLVHGHLIQAGIRPCERYAAEIAAGKCRVVTIVRDPLERRISAYFHRARKGRPWPDSLEHWMAHTRNNLASYLGVTAETWRARLDDFFLVGTTEELQLTINLMAAKTGHPPVPAPPHLNPSPRSEYEIAPAAIEKFRVENALDYDIHRYAVERLHREAAAAGLA; this comes from the coding sequence ATGGAGCCCGACATCTTTATCTACCAGCATCTGCCCAAATGCGGCGGCCGCTCCTTCATCCACCAATGCAAGGAATGGTTCCACACCGCGCACGAGAATCCCGGCTCCTACCCGAGCAAGGAACAGGTCGCGGCCTTCGCGGAATCGAAGCTCGATTTCGATGCCCTCCCGCGCCCCTGCCTCGTTCACGGGCATTTGATCCAGGCCGGCATCCGCCCCTGCGAACGCTACGCTGCCGAGATCGCCGCCGGAAAATGCCGCGTCGTCACCATCGTGCGCGACCCGCTCGAACGCCGCATCTCCGCATACTTCCACCGCGCCCGGAAAGGCCGCCCCTGGCCCGACTCCCTCGAGCATTGGATGGCCCACACGCGCAACAACCTCGCCTCCTACCTCGGCGTCACCGCCGAGACCTGGCGCGCGCGCCTCGATGACTTCTTTCTCGTCGGGACGACCGAGGAGCTCCAGTTGACGATCAATCTCATGGCCGCGAAGACCGGCCACCCGCCCGTGCCGGCCCCGCCGCATCTGAATCCCTCGCCGCGCAGCGAATACGAGATCGCTCCCGCCGCGATCGAAAAATTCCGCGTCGAGAACGCCCTCGACTACGACATCCACCGCTACGCCGTCGAACGCCTCCACCGGGAAGCCGCCGCAGCCGGCCTCGCCTGA
- the rdgB gene encoding RdgB/HAM1 family non-canonical purine NTP pyrophosphatase, whose protein sequence is MQRLILATRNAHKTSEIAAMLADTFEVADLRDVPDAPEVEETGTTFSENAALKALAISRFTGGWALADDSGLEVDALDGAPGVYSARFAGPSATDADNNALLLQKLATLAAAPRTARFRCVLVLARAGEFVAEFAGAVEGRLLDTLSGAGGFGYDPLFVPDGYDRSFGELPAATKNAISHRSRALAGFREWLATHPID, encoded by the coding sequence ATGCAACGTCTCATCCTCGCCACCCGCAACGCGCACAAGACCTCCGAAATCGCCGCCATGCTTGCAGATACGTTCGAGGTTGCGGATCTGCGCGACGTGCCCGACGCCCCCGAGGTCGAGGAAACCGGCACGACCTTCTCCGAGAATGCCGCATTGAAGGCGCTCGCCATCTCCCGCTTCACCGGCGGCTGGGCGCTCGCGGATGATTCCGGCCTCGAGGTCGACGCCCTCGACGGCGCGCCCGGCGTCTATTCCGCCCGCTTCGCCGGCCCCTCCGCGACCGATGCGGACAACAACGCGCTTTTGCTTCAGAAACTCGCCACGCTCGCGGCCGCGCCCCGCACCGCGCGCTTCCGCTGCGTGCTCGTGCTCGCCCGCGCCGGGGAATTCGTCGCGGAGTTCGCCGGCGCCGTGGAAGGCCGTTTGCTCGACACGCTCTCGGGCGCCGGCGGTTTCGGCTACGACCCCTTGTTTGTGCCCGACGGCTACGATCGCAGCTTCGGCGAGCTTCCGGCCGCGACCAAGAACGCCATCAGCCATCGCTCCCGCGCCCTCGCCGGGTTCCGCGAGTGGCTCGCGACGCACCCGATCGATTGA
- a CDS encoding biopolymer transporter ExbD, which produces MNFRRSVVAPTPILFNVTAFIDILLVLCFFFLLTWSNRTKETDLKIALPQSSQKQAPQAPAAPMIVNIRSNGELSVNARTVTFEEFQTLVGKLAKLNPDQTVVIRGDRKSQYDLVLRVLDACNAAGVTSVGFAASIPK; this is translated from the coding sequence ATGAACTTCCGCCGCTCCGTCGTCGCCCCGACGCCGATTCTCTTCAACGTGACGGCGTTCATCGATATTCTCCTCGTCCTTTGCTTTTTCTTTCTCCTGACGTGGTCGAACCGCACCAAGGAGACTGATCTCAAGATCGCGCTGCCCCAATCCTCGCAAAAGCAGGCGCCGCAGGCCCCGGCCGCGCCGATGATCGTGAACATCCGCTCCAATGGCGAACTCAGCGTCAATGCGCGCACCGTCACCTTCGAGGAGTTCCAGACGCTCGTCGGCAAGCTCGCGAAGCTGAATCCCGACCAGACCGTCGTCATCCGCGGCGACCGCAAGTCCCAATACGATCTCGTGCTCCGCGTGCTCGACGCCTGCAATGCGGCGGGTGTCACGTCCGTCGGCTTCGCCGCCAGCATTCCGAAATAG
- a CDS encoding sodium:solute symporter family protein, protein MISASPLFAAAAVDLKWIDYTILIAYTAFVVGIGFALKRYMKTSADFLTSGRSIPAWVTGLAFMSANLGALELVGMAASGAKYGISTAHFYWVGAIPAMIFLAVFMMPFYYGSKARSVPEYLKMRFDERVRALNSLTFAVMTVFASGISMNALAKLLNQLLGWDYHAALWICSGIVLIYVLKGGLTSAIYTEVLQFFMIVLGFAPVVYLGLKDVGGYGALKDTLQKVAVDPMALGLNDKTFQPDAWTSAWTPLLGGPSANPMGVDIFAMVFGLGFVLSFGYWCTNFLVVQRAMAARNMTAARQTPLIAAVPKMLMPVLVILPGMLAIGLATLNKGYELPKVEVTQSDVSAAVKEFQTATAAKLAPEKVASTVAGKLGAFGFKPEFAAVIAQAEAAPMSDAEVTAAIQQNFVPKNDYDGVILSLVQKYCPPGLLGLALTALLASFMSGMAGNVTAFNTVWTYDLYQAYVAKNKSDAHYAWMGRFATIAGILLSIACAYFAKNFNNAMDVVQLVFGFVNAPLFATFLLGMFWVRTTGTGAFLGLLGGTATSAIFHGFSLASGNAVGVKGGYFAQMFHVTPASFPSEMAQNFWLATFAFGVCLILTIVISLATKQNKTVEDLRGLVYSLTPRIQEENVAWYARPGVLGLILLACCIILNIIFW, encoded by the coding sequence ATGATTTCGGCATCCCCTCTCTTCGCCGCCGCCGCGGTCGACCTCAAATGGATCGATTACACGATCCTCATCGCCTACACCGCATTCGTCGTCGGCATCGGCTTTGCGCTCAAGCGCTACATGAAGACGTCGGCGGACTTCCTGACATCCGGGCGCAGCATTCCCGCGTGGGTGACCGGTCTCGCCTTCATGTCGGCCAACCTCGGCGCGCTCGAACTCGTCGGCATGGCCGCCTCCGGCGCGAAATACGGCATCTCGACCGCGCACTTCTACTGGGTCGGCGCGATCCCGGCCATGATCTTCCTCGCGGTGTTCATGATGCCGTTCTACTACGGCTCGAAGGCCCGCTCCGTGCCGGAATACCTCAAGATGCGCTTCGACGAGCGCGTCCGCGCGCTGAACTCGCTCACCTTCGCGGTGATGACCGTATTCGCCTCCGGTATTTCGATGAACGCGCTGGCGAAGCTGCTCAACCAGCTCCTCGGCTGGGACTACCACGCCGCACTGTGGATCTGCTCCGGCATCGTGTTGATCTACGTGCTCAAGGGCGGCCTCACCTCCGCGATCTACACCGAGGTGCTCCAGTTCTTCATGATCGTGCTCGGCTTCGCGCCGGTCGTTTACCTTGGCCTCAAGGATGTCGGCGGTTACGGCGCACTCAAGGACACCCTCCAGAAGGTCGCGGTCGACCCGATGGCGCTCGGCCTCAACGACAAGACCTTCCAGCCTGACGCCTGGACCTCCGCATGGACGCCGCTCCTCGGCGGTCCCAGCGCGAACCCGATGGGCGTCGACATCTTCGCCATGGTCTTCGGCCTCGGCTTCGTTCTCTCCTTCGGCTACTGGTGCACGAACTTCCTCGTCGTCCAGCGTGCCATGGCGGCCCGCAACATGACGGCCGCGCGCCAGACGCCGCTCATCGCCGCCGTTCCAAAGATGCTCATGCCCGTGCTGGTCATCCTTCCCGGCATGCTCGCCATCGGTCTCGCCACCCTGAACAAGGGTTACGAACTCCCGAAGGTCGAAGTCACGCAGAGCGATGTCTCCGCCGCCGTGAAGGAGTTCCAGACGGCCACCGCCGCGAAGCTCGCCCCCGAGAAAGTCGCGAGCACCGTCGCCGGCAAGCTCGGCGCGTTTGGCTTCAAGCCGGAATTCGCCGCCGTCATCGCGCAGGCCGAGGCCGCGCCGATGAGCGACGCCGAGGTCACTGCGGCCATCCAGCAGAACTTCGTTCCGAAGAACGACTACGACGGCGTCATCCTCTCCCTCGTCCAGAAATACTGCCCGCCCGGGCTCCTCGGCCTCGCGCTCACCGCGCTGCTCGCCTCGTTCATGTCGGGCATGGCCGGCAACGTGACCGCCTTCAACACGGTCTGGACCTACGACCTCTACCAGGCCTACGTCGCGAAAAACAAAAGCGACGCCCACTACGCCTGGATGGGCCGCTTCGCAACGATCGCCGGCATCCTGCTCTCCATCGCCTGCGCCTACTTCGCGAAGAACTTCAACAACGCGATGGATGTCGTGCAGCTCGTTTTCGGCTTCGTGAATGCCCCGCTCTTCGCGACCTTCCTGCTCGGCATGTTCTGGGTCCGCACCACCGGCACCGGCGCCTTCCTCGGCCTGCTCGGCGGCACCGCCACTTCGGCAATCTTCCACGGCTTCTCGCTTGCCTCCGGCAATGCCGTCGGGGTGAAGGGCGGCTACTTCGCCCAGATGTTCCATGTCACCCCGGCCAGCTTCCCGAGCGAAATGGCGCAGAACTTCTGGCTCGCGACCTTCGCCTTCGGCGTCTGCCTCATCCTCACCATCGTCATCTCGCTGGCCACCAAACAAAACAAGACCGTGGAGGATCTCCGCGGCCTCGTTTACTCCCTCACCCCCCGTATTCAGGAAGAAAACGTCGCCTGGTATGCCCGTCCGGGTGTGCTGGGGTTGATTCTCCTCGCCTGCTGCATCATCCTCAACATCATCTTCTGGTAA
- a CDS encoding methyltransferase domain-containing protein, with product MNLDDSQRAAQAQFDRQSDRYGRSHVLADVGDLESAVAGLEMPAVGPALDVATGGGHTALWLARRGYRVTLADISQQMLGRAAELLEEEGFLSETRQHPAEELPYPGRSFRIVACRVAAHHFSDPAAFVREAARVLEPGGMLLVVDGTAPDDKPEAEAWLHDLEKWRDPSHGRFLKPSVWRKLCESAGLKVDRIEICRRRQPDLEWYFETAATAPANRERVRKLIAAASRPVRDYYSLAVEDGRITWHWPMIHLVATKPA from the coding sequence ATGAATCTCGACGACTCGCAGCGGGCCGCGCAGGCGCAGTTCGACCGGCAGAGCGATCGCTACGGCCGATCCCATGTGCTGGCGGATGTGGGCGATCTCGAAAGCGCCGTTGCGGGACTGGAAATGCCCGCGGTTGGTCCGGCGCTCGACGTGGCGACGGGTGGCGGGCATACCGCCCTGTGGCTGGCGCGGCGTGGCTATCGGGTGACCCTGGCGGATATTTCGCAGCAAATGCTCGGGCGGGCGGCGGAGTTGCTCGAGGAAGAGGGCTTTCTCTCCGAAACGCGCCAGCATCCGGCGGAGGAATTGCCGTATCCCGGCCGGAGCTTTCGGATCGTGGCCTGTCGCGTGGCGGCGCACCATTTCAGTGATCCGGCGGCATTCGTTCGGGAGGCGGCACGGGTGCTCGAGCCCGGCGGAATGCTTCTGGTCGTCGATGGCACCGCTCCCGACGACAAGCCGGAAGCGGAGGCGTGGTTGCACGACCTCGAAAAATGGCGCGACCCGAGCCACGGGAGGTTTTTGAAGCCTTCGGTGTGGCGGAAACTTTGCGAGAGTGCGGGGCTGAAGGTCGACCGCATCGAGATCTGCCGGCGCAGACAGCCCGATCTCGAATGGTATTTCGAAACGGCGGCGACAGCGCCGGCGAATCGGGAGCGGGTGCGGAAGCTGATCGCCGCCGCGTCGCGGCCGGTGCGCGACTACTATTCCCTTGCGGTCGAGGACGGGCGGATCACCTGGCACTGGCCGATGATCCACCTTGTGGCCACGAAGCCGGCCTGA
- a CDS encoding sigma-70 family RNA polymerase sigma factor, translating into MESDELANEADLLGRCRQGDTQAFDQLITLHRERVFMVAYHILRNHEEALDVSQETFLRAWKNLARFDGSASLRSWLSRIATNASIDVVRRRQAHPQTEFEAVPMTIDAASHTTPAQPARPGDSLDRAEMRSRFEQALGTLSADHRAVIVLKEIEDFSYQEIADAVGCSIGTVMSRLFYARKKLQEQLRDFYEEL; encoded by the coding sequence ATGGAAAGTGACGAACTGGCGAATGAAGCCGACCTGTTGGGCCGTTGCCGGCAGGGCGACACGCAGGCTTTCGACCAGCTCATCACGCTCCACCGCGAGAGAGTGTTTATGGTCGCTTATCACATCCTGAGAAATCACGAGGAGGCGCTCGACGTGTCGCAGGAGACCTTTCTGCGCGCGTGGAAGAACCTCGCGCGTTTCGATGGATCGGCGAGCCTGCGGAGCTGGCTGTCCCGGATTGCGACGAATGCTTCGATCGACGTCGTGCGCCGTCGCCAGGCGCATCCGCAGACGGAATTCGAGGCGGTGCCCATGACGATCGATGCCGCGTCGCACACCACGCCCGCGCAACCGGCCCGTCCGGGGGACAGTCTCGATCGCGCGGAAATGCGGTCCCGTTTTGAACAGGCGTTGGGAACGCTGAGTGCTGATCACCGGGCGGTGATCGTGCTCAAGGAAATCGAGGATTTTTCGTATCAGGAGATCGCGGATGCGGTCGGCTGCTCGATCGGCACGGTGATGTCCCGGTTGTTCTACGCGCGAAAGAAATTACAGGAACAGTTGAGGGATTTTTATGAAGAACTTTGA
- the rlmN gene encoding 23S rRNA (adenine(2503)-C(2))-methyltransferase RlmN — protein sequence MQSIKSLTLDELAGRFEAIGERTYRARQVIEWLYRKRVARFADMTNLPAELREKLSVEFDERPLEVVRKTGSHDTTQKFLFRLRDGQMVETVLIPASPSLYGEASDRRTICISSQVGCAYGCKFCASGLDGWKRNLDAGEIVDQLLRVEAESGERVNNIVFMGMGEPLANYDNLLRAIGILNAPWGTEIGARHITVSTSGLVPRIRDLADQPLQIRLAISLHGATDDVRNRIMPVNRKYPLAELLEACAYFRSKKKQKLTFEFILIEGVNDSLEQAAELGRLTKRLDAKVNVIPYNNVEGLEWSRPSVRVQDEFMAVLRSLGAVATIRREKGHDIAAACGQLRLQTVREKPIAADPDVN from the coding sequence ATGCAATCGATCAAATCGCTTACCTTGGACGAACTGGCTGGCCGGTTCGAGGCCATCGGCGAACGCACCTACCGCGCCAGGCAGGTGATCGAGTGGCTGTATCGCAAACGCGTCGCGCGGTTCGCCGACATGACGAATCTCCCCGCGGAGTTGCGCGAGAAATTGAGCGTGGAATTCGACGAGCGGCCGCTCGAGGTCGTGCGTAAAACGGGTTCCCACGACACGACGCAGAAGTTTCTGTTTCGCCTGCGCGACGGCCAGATGGTCGAGACCGTGCTCATTCCCGCGTCCCCGTCGCTCTATGGCGAGGCCTCAGACCGGCGCACGATCTGCATTTCCTCGCAGGTCGGGTGCGCCTACGGCTGCAAGTTTTGCGCGAGCGGACTGGACGGCTGGAAGCGCAATCTCGACGCGGGAGAAATCGTCGACCAGCTCTTGCGGGTCGAGGCGGAATCCGGCGAGCGCGTGAACAACATCGTCTTCATGGGAATGGGCGAGCCGCTGGCGAACTACGACAACCTGCTGAGGGCGATCGGCATTCTCAACGCGCCCTGGGGCACGGAGATTGGCGCGCGGCACATCACGGTCTCCACGAGCGGCCTCGTCCCGCGCATTCGCGACCTCGCGGACCAGCCGCTGCAGATTCGTCTCGCGATTTCGCTGCACGGGGCGACGGACGACGTTCGCAATCGCATCATGCCCGTGAACCGGAAATATCCGCTCGCGGAGTTGCTCGAGGCCTGTGCGTATTTCCGGTCGAAGAAGAAGCAGAAGCTCACGTTCGAGTTCATTCTCATCGAGGGAGTCAACGACAGTCTCGAGCAGGCGGCGGAGCTCGGCCGCCTGACGAAGCGGCTCGACGCCAAGGTGAACGTCATCCCCTACAACAACGTCGAAGGGCTGGAGTGGAGCCGCCCGTCCGTGCGCGTGCAGGACGAATTCATGGCCGTGTTGCGCAGTCTGGGCGCGGTGGCGACGATTCGTCGGGAGAAGGGACACGACATCGCGGCGGCATGCGGGCAGTTGCGCCTTCAGACCGTGCGCGAAAAACCCATTGCAGCCGATCCGGACGTGAACTAA
- the kdsA gene encoding 3-deoxy-8-phosphooctulonate synthase, with the protein METPAFTRRMAKKIHAICTDLGASYVFKASFDKANRSSVKSFRGPGIEDGCKLLAEIGAEYDVPVTTDIHSPEQAEQAAPYIDLLQIPAFLCRQTDLILASGATGRAVNVKKGQFLAPWDVKNIAVKLAAAGCKDFCFTERGTTFGYNNLVADMRSIPWMQELGCSVIFDATHSVQRPGGGGDTTSGDGDLAPVLARAAVAAGCDAVFIETHENPSRALSDGPNQIPLRKLPALLRQLRSIREIVA; encoded by the coding sequence ATGGAAACCCCCGCCTTCACTCGCCGCATGGCGAAGAAAATCCATGCGATTTGCACGGACCTTGGCGCCAGCTACGTCTTCAAGGCCTCCTTCGACAAGGCCAACCGTAGCTCGGTGAAGTCCTTTCGCGGCCCCGGCATCGAGGATGGCTGTAAGCTTCTCGCCGAGATCGGCGCCGAATACGACGTGCCGGTCACAACCGACATCCACTCGCCCGAGCAGGCCGAGCAGGCCGCGCCTTACATCGATCTGCTGCAAATCCCGGCTTTTCTCTGTCGACAGACCGATCTCATTCTCGCTTCCGGCGCCACCGGCCGCGCCGTGAACGTCAAGAAAGGCCAGTTCCTCGCCCCCTGGGACGTCAAAAATATCGCCGTGAAGCTCGCCGCCGCCGGCTGCAAGGATTTCTGCTTCACCGAGCGCGGCACCACCTTTGGCTACAACAACCTCGTCGCCGACATGCGTTCCATCCCCTGGATGCAGGAACTCGGCTGCTCCGTGATCTTCGACGCCACCCACTCGGTGCAACGCCCCGGTGGCGGCGGCGACACGACGAGCGGCGACGGCGATCTCGCCCCCGTGCTCGCCCGCGCAGCGGTGGCCGCCGGGTGTGATGCCGTCTTCATTGAAACCCACGAAAATCCGTCCCGAGCCCTTTCCGATGGCCCGAACCAGATCCCTCTTCGCAAACTTCCCGCACTTCTGCGCCAGCTCCGCTCCATCCGTGAAATCGTGGCTTAG
- the lptC gene encoding LPS export ABC transporter periplasmic protein LptC, with protein sequence MKSWLSLLLVVLLPVAAIAESEKSDKDSKKSKATPTPASTEQKEDAMLRDLPQGQTYTGLRIPNFSPTGKLLMLLDAKEAKRVGDRDVDLTELKLEIHNEDGTTFHVTTAHSVFNLDTRILASDTPTKITREDFVITGEKADFYLKTKFGRMKGSTKMIINSEQVK encoded by the coding sequence GTGAAATCGTGGCTTAGTCTTCTCCTCGTCGTCCTGCTGCCGGTCGCAGCCATCGCGGAATCGGAAAAGTCCGACAAGGACTCGAAGAAGTCCAAGGCCACGCCGACTCCCGCCTCCACGGAGCAAAAGGAGGACGCCATGCTGCGTGATCTGCCCCAGGGGCAGACCTACACCGGCCTGCGCATTCCGAATTTCAGCCCCACCGGCAAGCTTCTCATGCTGCTCGATGCCAAGGAGGCAAAGCGCGTCGGCGATCGCGACGTCGATCTCACGGAACTCAAGCTCGAGATTCACAACGAGGATGGCACGACCTTCCACGTGACGACCGCCCATTCCGTCTTCAATCTTGACACCCGCATCCTCGCAAGCGACACGCCTACGAAAATCACCCGCGAAGACTTCGTGATCACCGGCGAAAAGGCGGACTTCTATCTCAAGACCAAGTTCGGCCGCATGAAGGGCTCGACCAAGATGATCATCAATTCAGAGCAAGTTAAATGA
- a CDS encoding LptA/OstA family protein: MTPLFSSRALALLCATAALATSGGLRAQSTPNFSLDSSPSPTATSSAKKADNNPLGISSKDRPKGAKTEITSKDGATFDNATSIATFEGKVVVKDPQFNLFCDKLTVYLRKDRKGIDHAIAEGKVVIVQDNTNDKGEAVKSIGRADKAVFEPATGDVTLSVWPQLQQGINNQVATSAETVMILNRAGRLKTIGGSKATFVDADKSAGSSQ, translated from the coding sequence ATGACTCCACTATTCTCCAGCCGGGCGCTCGCCCTCCTTTGCGCCACTGCCGCCCTCGCGACCTCCGGCGGCCTTCGCGCCCAGTCGACTCCCAATTTTTCGCTCGATTCCTCTCCGAGTCCCACGGCGACCTCGTCCGCGAAAAAAGCGGATAACAACCCGCTGGGCATTTCGAGCAAGGACCGCCCGAAGGGCGCCAAGACCGAAATCACGTCGAAGGACGGAGCGACGTTCGACAATGCCACCAGCATCGCCACGTTCGAGGGCAAGGTCGTGGTGAAGGACCCGCAGTTCAACCTCTTCTGCGACAAGCTCACGGTCTATCTCCGCAAGGATCGCAAAGGCATCGACCACGCCATCGCGGAGGGCAAGGTCGTCATCGTCCAGGACAATACGAACGACAAGGGCGAAGCCGTGAAATCGATCGGTCGCGCCGACAAGGCCGTTTTCGAGCCCGCCACCGGCGACGTCACCCTCTCCGTCTGGCCGCAGCTCCAGCAAGGCATCAACAATCAGGTCGCCACCTCGGCCGAAACCGTCATGATTCTCAACCGCGCCGGCCGCCTCAAGACCATCGGCGGCAGCAAGGCCACGTTCGTCGACGCCGACAAGAGCGCCGGAAGTTCCCAATGA